The Streptomyces sp. NBC_01255 genome window below encodes:
- a CDS encoding ArsR/SmtB family transcription factor produces the protein MSASSHRTAPQHTHPDDVPLLTALAALADPVRLTLVRELAGSTDWARTCSSFDVPVGKAALSHHFAVLRAAGLVESRDEGPRRVNRLRRTEFDHRFPGLLALALRLEDPLPRR, from the coding sequence ATGAGCGCGAGCAGCCACCGGACCGCCCCCCAGCACACGCACCCCGACGACGTTCCCCTGCTGACGGCCCTCGCCGCCCTCGCCGACCCCGTGCGCCTCACCCTCGTACGGGAGCTGGCCGGCTCCACCGACTGGGCGCGCACGTGCAGCAGCTTCGACGTACCCGTGGGCAAAGCGGCCCTCAGCCACCACTTCGCGGTGCTGCGCGCGGCCGGACTCGTCGAGAGCCGGGACGAGGGGCCTCGCCGGGTCAACCGCCTGCGCCGCACCGAGTTCGACCACCGGTTCCCCGGCCTTCTCGCCCTCGCCCTCCGCCTCGAAGACCCTCTCCCCCGGCGCTGA
- a CDS encoding Dabb family protein codes for MIRHLVLFKLNEGVKRDEPRVVAGVEAFRALGEQIPELRFWECDWNITDRPIAYDFAINSAVEDTDALQRYLEHPAHQAGVAQWREFATWVIADYAF; via the coding sequence GTGATCCGCCATCTGGTCCTCTTCAAGCTCAACGAGGGCGTCAAGCGCGACGAGCCCCGTGTCGTCGCCGGTGTCGAGGCGTTCCGCGCGCTCGGCGAGCAGATCCCCGAGCTGAGGTTCTGGGAGTGCGACTGGAACATCACCGACCGGCCGATCGCGTACGACTTCGCCATCAATTCGGCCGTCGAGGACACGGACGCCCTCCAGCGCTACCTGGAGCACCCCGCACACCAGGCGGGTGTCGCCCAGTGGCGCGAGTTCGCCACCTGGGTGATCGCCGACTACGCCTTCTAG